The window TCAGGAAGCGCCCGCGCAGGCCTGACGGAGCCATCGTCTCTGCTCCAATCTCACCCGCGACTCCCGCCAGCCCCAGAGAGGCCGCCAAGCCAGCCGATCGGCCAAGAAACTCCCGCCTAGTCCAATCTCCGCGCATCGCCTCTCCTCTTCCGTACTGCAATAGACTACGTCTGCAACAACCTTCCGTGATCGTGAGACACAAAAACGCCGACTCGATCGGTCCCACCAAACGTACTCCAGACCGTCACCCAAATCATAAGCAATTCGAAACGGCCAATATCCTGCGGCGCTTCGGCACTTCCTGCTCCAAACGGCGTTTATACTCATCTTTGCCATGAGCGAAGCAACGCCAGATCAAAATCCCGACCAGCAGCCGACGCCGCCCACCACGATGGACATCCTCGAGATCATGTCCCTCCTGCCGCATCGCTACCCCTTCCTCCTCATCGACCGCGTCGTCGAGATGGAGCGCAGGCATCGCATCGTCGCCATCAAGAACGTCACCATCAACGAGCCTCACTTCCAGGGCCACTTCCCCGACTACCCCATCATGCCCGGCGTCCTCATGGTCGAAGCCATCGCCCAGGCAGGCGGCGCGCTCCTCCTCAACG is drawn from Edaphobacter lichenicola and contains these coding sequences:
- the fabZ gene encoding 3-hydroxyacyl-ACP dehydratase FabZ is translated as MSEATPDQNPDQQPTPPTTMDILEIMSLLPHRYPFLLIDRVVEMERRHRIVAIKNVTINEPHFQGHFPDYPIMPGVLMVEAIAQAGGALLLNEIPDRDSKLMVFTSIENARFRRPVTPGDQLRIEVTVLNWRSRAVKMGGTITVDGKLVCDATVMCQVVPRVAKKVASEATPE